A part of bacterium genomic DNA contains:
- the ybaK gene encoding Cys-tRNA(Pro) deacylase, which translates to MKTNAARLLEAHGIRFELREYQVDPEDLSAETVARKVGLPPEQVFKTLVARGERTGPLFAVVPAGTQLDLKALAKLCGDRKVDTVPLKEVQPLTGYVRGGVTAIGAKKDFPVFVDETIELFDVVSVSAGARGLQLLIAPADYLRATKGTPGPIAK; encoded by the coding sequence GTGAAGACCAACGCCGCGCGACTGCTCGAGGCCCACGGAATCCGGTTCGAACTCCGCGAGTACCAAGTCGATCCCGAGGACCTGAGCGCCGAGACGGTCGCCCGGAAGGTCGGGCTGCCGCCGGAGCAGGTCTTCAAGACGCTCGTCGCCCGCGGCGAACGGACCGGGCCGCTCTTCGCCGTCGTCCCCGCCGGGACGCAGCTCGACCTCAAGGCGCTGGCGAAGCTGTGCGGCGACCGAAAGGTGGACACTGTTCCGCTCAAGGAAGTGCAGCCGCTCACCGGCTACGTCCGCGGCGGCGTGACCGCCATCGGCGCGAAGAAGGACTTTCCGGTGTTCGTGGACGAGACGATCGAGCTGTTCGACGTCGTCTCGGTCTCCGCCGGCGCGCGCGGCCTGCAGCTGCTGATCGCCCCGGCGGACTACCTGCGCGCGACGAAGGGAACGCCGGGGCCGATCGCGAAGTGA
- a CDS encoding cupin domain-containing protein, whose protein sequence is MASKTSIDELAAVLNAPYTHLELGQVNDHAVYVLHFKGEFPFHRHTKDEFYIVMDGEFTLRLRNQEPLVLKKGESTVVRAYTTHSPYSENGALVLMIKPKEMFATPAEMSEV, encoded by the coding sequence ATGGCCAGCAAGACGAGCATCGACGAACTCGCGGCGGTCCTGAACGCCCCGTACACGCACCTCGAGCTGGGGCAGGTCAACGACCACGCGGTTTACGTGCTGCATTTCAAGGGCGAGTTCCCGTTCCACCGGCACACCAAGGACGAGTTCTACATCGTGATGGACGGGGAGTTCACGCTCCGTTTGCGCAATCAGGAGCCGCTCGTCCTCAAGAAGGGCGAGAGCACCGTCGTGCGCGCGTACACGACCCACAGCCCGTACTCCGAGAACGGGGCCTTGGTGCTGATGATCAAGCCCAAGGAGATGTTCGCGACGCCGGCGGAAATGAGCGAGGTGTGA
- a CDS encoding pyruvate carboxylase subunit B has translation MAKNPLKITETLLRDAHQSLLATRMRLEDMLPVASILDQMGYFSIECWGGATFDSAMRFLGEDPWERLRVLRKAMPNSKTQMLLRGQNLLGYKHYPDDIAEHFVVCARRNGMDVFRIFDALNDIRNMRYCMEVAKREGGHVQATISYTTSPVHTIQKFVEMGQELADLGADSICIKDMAGLIDPYSAYELVKALKKGVSIPIHLHTHYTSGMGTAVLLKCAEAGIDGVDTAISALALSTSQPPTETLVAILRGTDRDTGLELSKLAGVARTMIQTRKKYASFEAGVAPVDVNVLEFQVPGGMLSNLVSQLRQQGAMDRYYDVLAEVPRVRADLGFPPLVTPSSQIVGTQATLNVMLGERYKVIPEEVKQYIRGFYGAPPAPVAEWLVKKAIGDEKPITCRPADMLAPGWEQAKREIGDLAQSEEDIVSYALFPQIAKPFFERRAKGLGGKEEMAAAIAAMMFKQADAKEAAKAAGLQAAAAGPAVAAWKQAGRAALTRGW, from the coding sequence ATGGCAAAGAATCCACTGAAGATCACCGAGACGTTGCTGCGCGACGCGCACCAGTCGTTGCTCGCCACGCGCATGCGCCTCGAGGACATGTTGCCCGTCGCGTCGATCCTCGACCAGATGGGCTACTTCTCGATCGAGTGCTGGGGCGGCGCGACCTTCGACAGCGCGATGCGCTTCCTCGGCGAGGATCCGTGGGAGCGCCTGCGCGTGCTGCGCAAGGCGATGCCCAACTCGAAGACCCAGATGCTGCTCCGCGGGCAGAACCTGCTCGGCTACAAGCACTACCCGGACGACATCGCGGAGCACTTCGTCGTCTGCGCGCGCCGGAACGGGATGGACGTCTTCCGCATCTTCGACGCCCTGAACGACATCCGGAACATGCGCTACTGCATGGAAGTGGCCAAGCGCGAAGGCGGCCACGTCCAGGCGACGATCAGCTACACCACCAGCCCGGTCCACACCATCCAGAAGTTCGTGGAGATGGGCCAGGAGCTGGCCGACCTCGGCGCGGACTCGATCTGCATCAAGGACATGGCCGGCCTGATCGACCCGTACTCGGCCTACGAGCTGGTGAAGGCGCTCAAGAAGGGCGTGAGCATCCCGATCCACCTCCACACGCACTACACCTCCGGCATGGGCACGGCCGTGCTCCTCAAGTGCGCCGAAGCCGGAATCGACGGCGTGGACACCGCGATCTCCGCGCTGGCCCTCTCCACCTCGCAGCCGCCGACGGAAACGCTCGTCGCGATCCTGCGCGGCACGGACCGCGACACCGGCCTCGAACTCTCCAAGCTCGCCGGCGTCGCGCGCACGATGATCCAGACGCGCAAGAAGTACGCCTCGTTCGAGGCGGGCGTCGCGCCGGTGGACGTCAACGTGCTCGAGTTCCAGGTGCCGGGCGGCATGCTCTCCAACCTCGTCAGCCAGCTGCGCCAGCAGGGCGCGATGGACCGCTACTACGACGTCCTGGCCGAGGTTCCGCGGGTCCGCGCCGACCTGGGCTTCCCCCCGCTGGTCACCCCGTCGAGCCAGATCGTCGGCACGCAGGCGACGCTGAACGTGATGCTCGGCGAGCGCTACAAGGTGATCCCCGAGGAAGTGAAGCAGTACATCCGCGGCTTCTACGGCGCGCCCCCGGCCCCGGTGGCCGAGTGGCTCGTCAAGAAGGCGATCGGCGACGAGAAGCCGATCACCTGCCGCCCCGCCGACATGCTCGCCCCGGGTTGGGAGCAGGCCAAGCGGGAGATCGGCGATCTGGCGCAGAGCGAGGAGGACATCGTCTCCTACGCGCTGTTCCCGCAGATCGCGAAGCCGTTCTTCGAGCGGCGCGCCAAGGGTCTCGGCGGCAAGGAAGAGATGGCCGCCGCGATCGCGGCGATGATGTTCAAGCAGGCGGACGCCAAGGAGGCGGCGAAGGCCGCCGGCCTCCAGGCCGCGGCCGCCGGTCCGGCGGTGGCGGCTTGGAAGCAGGCCGGGCGCGCCGCCCTGACGCGGGGGTGGTGA
- a CDS encoding TSUP family transporter, whose product MIVDAAALGPLALTLLGGAAVAAGFVDAIAGGGGLITLPALLLAGLPPAQALGANKSQSVFGSGMALARFARSPLLDRRRASRSFLPALAGAALGVALVTAVPPDVLRPLVMALLFAVALLLLLRRPAARPLPPRTRPAWLAALVAGGIACYDGFFGPGTGTFLIMAYVWLWRDPFDAASANAKVANFASNLAAVAVFAAKGLFFWKIALAMGCGEALGAFAGAHVTIRRGQSVVRGMVIAVSLALVARLAWQMAR is encoded by the coding sequence ATGATCGTCGACGCGGCCGCGCTCGGACCGCTCGCCCTGACGCTGCTCGGCGGCGCCGCGGTGGCCGCCGGCTTCGTCGACGCGATCGCCGGCGGCGGCGGCCTGATCACCCTCCCCGCCCTGCTGCTGGCGGGGCTTCCGCCGGCGCAGGCGCTCGGGGCCAACAAGTCCCAGAGCGTCTTCGGCTCCGGCATGGCGCTGGCCCGCTTCGCCCGCTCGCCGCTGCTCGACCGCCGGCGCGCGAGCCGGAGCTTCCTCCCCGCGCTCGCGGGCGCCGCGCTCGGCGTGGCCTTGGTCACCGCCGTCCCGCCCGACGTGCTGCGCCCCCTCGTCATGGCGCTGCTCTTCGCCGTGGCGCTGCTGCTCCTGCTGCGCCGTCCCGCCGCGCGGCCGCTGCCGCCGCGGACCCGTCCGGCCTGGCTGGCGGCGCTCGTGGCCGGCGGGATCGCCTGCTACGACGGCTTCTTCGGCCCCGGCACGGGGACGTTCCTGATCATGGCCTACGTCTGGCTGTGGCGGGATCCGTTCGACGCGGCGAGCGCCAACGCCAAGGTCGCCAACTTCGCCTCGAACCTCGCCGCCGTCGCGGTCTTCGCCGCCAAGGGGCTGTTCTTCTGGAAGATCGCGCTGGCGATGGGCTGCGGCGAGGCGCTCGGCGCGTTCGCCGGGGCCCACGTGACGATCCGCCGCGGCCAGAGCGTCGTCCGCGGCATGGTCATCGCGGTCAGTCTCGCCCTCGTGGCGCGACTGGCGTGGCAGATGGCCCGCTGA
- a CDS encoding glycosyltransferase — MYDASTIHILNPFLNACGGSERRALALRDLLRTRRRVRLWRFADKAPDPEIAAAYPLETIRGLHFPRGGTIVCVGGYFRIGEWIRLAFPQRVVLVFNTPDREDFLHATRRLARARRPIEYRFASDALRRLAGAPGGVELSPIDLERFVPRPADASRPFTVGRLSRDSHGKHHPDDPELYRRLAAAGCRVRVMGGMSLAPFLAGVPGVELLPEGAAPAEEFLAGLDVFLYRTGPDWLEPHGRVVTEAMAAGLPVVCHARGGYTEFVRDGENGLLFGTNGEAAAAVARLRAAPALRRALGAQARADMERRLGPAYVAEIVDFYCRAVAAQPFWDVGRRQASTTR; from the coding sequence ATGTACGACGCCTCGACGATCCACATTCTGAACCCGTTCCTGAACGCCTGCGGCGGGAGCGAGCGGCGCGCGCTCGCGCTGCGCGACCTGCTGCGGACGCGGCGTCGCGTCCGCCTGTGGCGTTTCGCGGACAAGGCCCCGGACCCGGAGATCGCCGCGGCCTATCCGCTGGAGACGATCCGCGGGCTTCACTTTCCGCGGGGCGGCACGATCGTCTGCGTCGGCGGCTACTTCCGCATCGGCGAGTGGATTCGCCTCGCCTTTCCCCAGCGGGTCGTGCTGGTCTTCAACACGCCGGACCGCGAGGACTTTCTTCACGCGACGCGGCGCCTCGCGCGCGCGCGGCGGCCGATCGAGTACCGCTTCGCCTCCGACGCGCTGCGCCGTTTGGCGGGCGCGCCCGGCGGCGTCGAGCTCTCGCCGATCGACCTTGAGCGCTTCGTCCCCCGTCCGGCCGACGCGTCGCGTCCGTTCACCGTCGGCCGGCTGAGCCGCGACTCGCACGGCAAGCATCACCCCGACGATCCCGAGCTGTATCGGCGTCTCGCCGCGGCGGGATGTCGCGTGCGCGTGATGGGCGGGATGTCGCTCGCGCCGTTCCTCGCCGGCGTTCCCGGCGTCGAACTGCTGCCGGAGGGCGCGGCGCCCGCCGAGGAGTTCCTCGCCGGGCTCGACGTCTTCCTCTACCGCACGGGGCCGGATTGGCTCGAGCCGCACGGACGGGTCGTGACCGAGGCGATGGCGGCGGGGCTGCCGGTCGTCTGCCACGCGCGCGGCGGCTACACCGAGTTCGTCCGCGACGGCGAGAACGGGCTGCTGTTCGGGACGAACGGCGAGGCTGCCGCGGCCGTGGCGCGGCTGCGCGCGGCGCCGGCGTTGCGCCGCGCCCTCGGCGCGCAGGCCCGCGCGGACATGGAGCGGCGGCTCGGGCCGGCCTACGTCGCCGAAATTGTCGACTTCTACTGCCGCGCCGTCGCCGCTCAGCCGTTCTGGGACGTCGGGCGCCGGCAGGCCTCGACCACGCGCTGA
- a CDS encoding response regulator encodes MLRKLMLDLGLEVSSTPPTPEQWNLLLDWELREDFPFPLPESCRPAASLEECRERLVRESRGMEEVVVQTDHEGRFVYINDAWTKLSGFSIEEMLGRPSHDFIHPADRDRNLSYYQPMLEGRTDFARYQMRYLKKDGGYLWGEVHTRRIDGPAGEFLGVVGIMRDASRVRAAEEEVRRRDELAKGVAEATEHLLTAPSQGTAVNRALAALGRASGMDRIRVFEFIPDPMSPAPLLSLAHEWVAEGIEPELGKPELQGYPPPPELASIFARLALGELVADSARTMPEDARRFFQSEGIRAALIAPIFVESRLWGVLRYDMLRAERTLAAGEKAILGAVANSFAGALARQQALDELRETKEEALASSSAKSTFLATMSHEIRTPLNAVVGMTELLLSTPLQVEQSEYAEAIRASSQVLLSLLNDILDFSRIETGKLDLDARPLEPASCIEGCLKWLDVQARAKGLALRLDVDPRVPRLVLGDGARLRQVLVNVVGNAIKFTERGGVQVDVAATTRHEGAGDRATLRFSVRDTGIGIPEDRLGHLFQPFSQIDVSLTRRYGGIGLGLIISRRLVEMMGGEMIVESRSGQGSVFSFTIDVPLLEAAPVPVASAAPSEPAPAPAAARPPAETAKAAEPSAPRILLAEDNIVNQKVAVRMLQRLGYGADVVADGVEAVAAAARQEYDLVLMDINMPEMDGLEACRRIRAAQEGQWGPRIVALTALAMQGDRERCLMAGMDDYVAKPVKIEELQRVVEACRRPTSQNG; translated from the coding sequence ATGCTGCGCAAGCTGATGCTCGACCTCGGGCTGGAGGTCAGCTCCACGCCCCCGACCCCCGAACAGTGGAACCTGCTCCTCGACTGGGAGCTCCGCGAGGACTTTCCCTTCCCGCTGCCCGAATCGTGCCGGCCCGCGGCCTCGCTCGAGGAGTGCCGCGAGCGGCTCGTGCGCGAGTCGCGCGGCATGGAAGAGGTCGTCGTCCAGACCGACCACGAGGGGCGGTTCGTCTACATCAACGACGCGTGGACGAAGCTGAGCGGCTTCTCGATCGAGGAGATGCTGGGGCGTCCCTCGCACGACTTCATCCACCCCGCCGACCGCGACCGGAACCTCTCCTACTACCAGCCGATGCTCGAAGGGCGGACCGACTTCGCCCGCTACCAGATGCGCTACCTCAAGAAGGACGGCGGCTATCTGTGGGGCGAAGTCCACACCCGCCGGATCGACGGGCCGGCCGGCGAGTTCCTCGGCGTCGTCGGGATCATGAGGGACGCCAGCCGGGTCCGCGCCGCGGAGGAGGAAGTCCGGCGGCGCGACGAACTGGCCAAGGGGGTCGCGGAGGCGACCGAGCATTTGCTGACCGCGCCGAGCCAAGGGACGGCGGTGAACCGCGCCCTCGCCGCTCTCGGCCGCGCCTCCGGCATGGACCGGATCCGCGTCTTCGAGTTCATCCCCGACCCGATGTCCCCCGCCCCGCTCCTCTCGCTGGCCCACGAATGGGTCGCCGAGGGGATCGAGCCGGAGTTGGGGAAGCCGGAACTGCAGGGCTACCCGCCGCCGCCCGAGCTGGCGTCGATCTTCGCCCGCCTCGCGCTGGGCGAACTCGTCGCCGACTCGGCGCGCACGATGCCCGAGGACGCGCGGCGGTTCTTCCAGTCGGAAGGGATCCGCGCCGCGCTGATCGCGCCGATCTTCGTGGAGAGCCGGCTCTGGGGAGTCCTGCGCTACGACATGCTCCGCGCCGAGCGCACGCTCGCCGCCGGCGAGAAGGCGATCCTCGGCGCGGTCGCCAACAGCTTCGCCGGCGCCCTCGCGCGCCAGCAGGCGCTCGACGAACTGCGCGAGACGAAGGAGGAGGCGCTCGCCTCGAGCAGCGCCAAGAGCACCTTCCTCGCCACGATGAGCCACGAGATCCGCACGCCGCTCAACGCGGTCGTCGGAATGACCGAGCTGCTGCTGAGCACGCCGCTGCAGGTCGAGCAGTCCGAGTACGCGGAGGCGATCCGCGCCAGCAGCCAGGTGCTCCTCTCGCTGCTCAACGACATCCTCGACTTCTCGCGCATCGAGACCGGCAAGCTCGACCTCGACGCGCGCCCGCTCGAGCCGGCTTCCTGCATCGAGGGGTGCCTGAAGTGGCTCGACGTGCAGGCGCGGGCGAAGGGGCTCGCCCTGCGGCTCGACGTCGATCCCCGCGTCCCGCGGCTCGTCCTGGGCGACGGCGCGCGGCTGCGGCAGGTGCTGGTCAACGTCGTCGGCAACGCGATCAAGTTCACCGAACGCGGCGGCGTGCAGGTGGACGTGGCGGCGACGACGCGGCACGAAGGGGCGGGCGACCGCGCCACGCTCCGCTTCTCGGTCCGCGACACCGGGATCGGCATCCCCGAGGACCGGCTCGGCCACCTCTTCCAGCCGTTCAGCCAGATCGACGTCTCGCTGACCCGCCGCTACGGCGGGATCGGCCTCGGCCTGATCATCAGCCGCCGCCTCGTCGAGATGATGGGCGGGGAGATGATCGTCGAGAGCCGGTCCGGCCAAGGCTCGGTCTTCAGCTTCACGATCGACGTCCCGCTGCTCGAGGCGGCGCCGGTCCCCGTCGCGTCCGCCGCGCCGAGCGAACCCGCGCCGGCGCCGGCCGCGGCGCGGCCGCCGGCCGAGACGGCCAAGGCCGCCGAGCCGTCCGCGCCGCGGATCCTCCTCGCCGAGGACAACATCGTCAACCAGAAGGTCGCGGTCCGGATGCTGCAGCGGCTCGGCTACGGCGCCGACGTCGTCGCCGACGGCGTCGAGGCGGTCGCCGCGGCGGCGCGGCAGGAGTACGACCTCGTGCTGATGGACATCAACATGCCGGAGATGGACGGCCTCGAGGCCTGCCGGCGGATCCGCGCGGCGCAGGAAGGGCAGTGGGGCCCGCGCATCGTCGCGCTGACGGCGCTGGCGATGCAGGGGGACCGCGAGCGCTGCCTGATGGCCGGGATGGACGACTACGTCGCCAAGCCGGTCAAGATCGAGGAGCTTCAGCGCGTGGTCGAGGCCTGCCGGCGCCCGACGTCCCAGAACGGCTGA